From Acidovorax sp. FHTAMBA, one genomic window encodes:
- a CDS encoding helix-turn-helix transcriptional regulator yields the protein MDIGNAIQLARKKRKLSQAELAERAGISASYLSMLERNRRDPPLSTVSRIAKALVMPVEILFFLGAEGSELGRLDRDLAGQLAYTALELLNEPVPPQAKLPAQADLES from the coding sequence ATGGACATCGGCAACGCAATCCAGTTGGCGAGGAAGAAGCGAAAGCTCTCGCAAGCGGAATTGGCCGAGCGCGCGGGCATTTCTGCGTCCTATCTCTCCATGCTCGAACGAAACCGGCGCGACCCCCCACTATCGACGGTGAGCCGCATAGCTAAAGCTCTGGTGATGCCCGTCGAGATACTGTTTTTCCTAGGGGCCGAAGGTAGCGAGCTGGGGCGACTGGACCGAGATCTTGCTGGCCAGTTGGCATACACCGCCTTGGAGCTACTGAATGAGCCTGTTCCTCCTCAAGCCAAGTTACCCGCACAAGCCGATCTGGAGTCTTGA
- a CDS encoding crotonase/enoyl-CoA hydratase family protein, with amino-acid sequence MTHPDIHFELTGDQQEVAVIRLTRAAKRNALNDGLILALRDLFEKMPSTVRAAVIDGDGPHFCAGLDLSELKERDAGQGLHHSRMWHAALERVQYGPVPVIAALHGAVVGGGLELASACHIRVADESTFYALPEGSRGIFVGGGGAVRIPKLIGAARMTDMMLTGRVYNAQDGEKVGFAQYLVPEGKAFEKALELAKRVAENAPLTNYALMHALPRIAEQPADQGFFTEAMMAAIAQSAPEAKARLADFLEGRAAKVRKQD; translated from the coding sequence ATGACCCATCCAGACATCCATTTCGAACTCACCGGCGACCAGCAGGAAGTGGCCGTGATCCGCCTGACCCGTGCGGCCAAGCGCAACGCGCTGAACGACGGCCTGATCCTCGCGCTGCGCGACCTGTTCGAGAAAATGCCCAGCACCGTGCGCGCCGCTGTCATCGATGGCGACGGCCCCCATTTCTGCGCCGGGCTGGACCTGTCGGAGCTGAAAGAACGCGACGCCGGCCAGGGCCTGCACCACTCGCGCATGTGGCATGCCGCATTGGAGCGTGTGCAGTACGGCCCCGTGCCGGTCATCGCAGCGCTGCACGGCGCCGTGGTGGGCGGCGGGCTGGAGCTGGCCAGTGCCTGCCACATCCGCGTGGCCGACGAATCCACCTTCTACGCGCTGCCCGAAGGCTCGCGTGGCATCTTTGTGGGCGGTGGTGGTGCGGTGCGCATCCCCAAGCTGATTGGCGCCGCGCGCATGACGGACATGATGCTGACCGGCCGCGTCTACAACGCGCAGGACGGTGAAAAGGTCGGCTTTGCGCAGTACCTCGTGCCCGAAGGCAAGGCGTTCGAGAAGGCCCTGGAGCTGGCCAAACGTGTGGCAGAAAACGCCCCGCTGACCAACTACGCGCTGATGCACGCCCTGCCCCGCATTGCCGAGCAGCCCGCCGACCAGGGCTTCTTCACCGAAGCCATGATGGCCGCCATTGCGCAGAGTGCGCCCGAGGCCAAGGCGCGCCTGGCCGATTTCCTCGAAGGCCGCGCCGCCAAGGTCCGCAAGCAGGACTGA
- a CDS encoding AAA family ATPase: MWVFPVGHFGEVLDRVGGKLFFVLEDQRPDGPLELESSSLVAWISGQSQLQAADDFVAKLGDFVLSLSDRDAYRKIASALAGAAQRLLMKAHDIAVLNAYHPNSKSLTRARAFATFRSILLKGDEELFAFVSIRSILNLALSGSQLKNAASIEADVRVAAGLELPVSLNFGEALHSLNPINVVIGSNGQGKTRLLLGLAQAAVSRMLSMRDDVGAELLQPDSLKVVAFTYEPSHWSRLRTHGIEVVSMGIDSASWRRVTSLIHQIASSDDGQDNLRQIELILAQFIPTDELFLPLIAREVDGVERIQFREFIERMSANLLAGVDLTKSPIMEAPTKGTYSLSSGEKSLLSFCLSTFLHTRGGALVLIDEPENHLHPAFISLLVKTLVSTLVATESRAVVVTHSPFVVREVDRSSVLILKRNMEDLPELYRPSLQTLGGDISMIVDHVFQDGSIKKAYERRIDAVIAERMAEGAQIVTNDLVVDLGNDGARYLHAQAALAGN; encoded by the coding sequence GTGTGGGTATTTCCGGTAGGTCATTTTGGCGAAGTTTTGGATCGAGTAGGTGGCAAGTTGTTCTTCGTTCTAGAAGATCAGAGACCCGACGGCCCGCTAGAACTTGAATCAAGTTCACTAGTCGCGTGGATCTCAGGCCAAAGCCAGCTGCAAGCCGCCGACGATTTCGTAGCGAAGCTCGGCGACTTCGTGTTGTCACTATCAGATCGCGACGCCTACCGGAAGATAGCGTCCGCATTAGCGGGAGCTGCACAGCGCCTGCTAATGAAAGCGCACGATATCGCCGTGCTGAACGCCTACCATCCCAATTCTAAAAGCCTGACCCGAGCCAGAGCGTTCGCAACATTTCGCTCGATCCTCCTTAAGGGCGACGAAGAACTATTCGCCTTCGTATCCATTCGCTCTATCTTGAACTTGGCGTTGAGTGGATCGCAGCTGAAGAATGCTGCATCTATTGAAGCGGACGTTCGGGTGGCTGCAGGCCTCGAGCTGCCTGTTTCATTGAACTTTGGAGAAGCACTCCATTCCCTGAACCCAATCAACGTAGTTATAGGCTCGAATGGTCAAGGGAAAACACGTCTACTCCTCGGGCTCGCGCAAGCCGCTGTAAGCCGAATGCTATCGATGCGCGACGATGTCGGCGCTGAGTTATTGCAACCAGATTCACTTAAGGTGGTTGCATTTACCTACGAGCCCTCGCACTGGAGTCGATTGAGAACCCACGGTATTGAAGTGGTGTCAATGGGCATTGACTCTGCTTCTTGGCGGCGCGTCACGTCGTTGATCCATCAAATTGCATCGAGTGACGACGGGCAGGACAATCTTCGTCAAATCGAGCTAATACTCGCCCAATTCATTCCCACCGACGAACTCTTTCTGCCGCTCATAGCCCGCGAGGTGGATGGCGTCGAGAGAATTCAATTCCGTGAGTTCATCGAGCGAATGAGCGCTAATCTACTGGCAGGGGTAGATCTGACGAAATCTCCGATCATGGAGGCGCCGACGAAGGGCACTTACTCGCTGAGCTCGGGGGAAAAGAGTCTTCTAAGCTTTTGCTTATCGACGTTCCTCCATACCCGCGGTGGAGCACTCGTTCTCATTGATGAGCCTGAAAATCACCTGCACCCGGCCTTCATTTCTCTGCTCGTGAAGACTCTTGTCAGCACGCTGGTAGCAACGGAATCGCGGGCTGTGGTCGTCACTCATTCACCGTTTGTTGTTAGAGAAGTGGATCGCAGTTCAGTGTTGATCTTGAAGCGAAACATGGAAGATTTGCCGGAGCTGTATCGCCCTTCTCTCCAAACCCTAGGTGGCGACATCTCCATGATCGTGGACCACGTATTTCAGGACGGAAGCATCAAGAAGGCTTACGAGCGCCGTATCGACGCGGTCATCGCCGAGAGAATGGCAGAGGGCGCCCAGATTGTGACAAATGATCTCGTGGTGGATTTGGGCAATGACGGCGCGCGCTATCTGCACGCACAAGCAGCTCTGGCAGGTAACTGA
- a CDS encoding MarR family transcriptional regulator translates to MPSVRSHPKTVPSTAPAETLMPATAESVDQVDTTFLRTLVGYNTRRAALAIIEVFMERMSVYDLKVVDFSVLSLVAHNPGITSRQLCATLNVLPPNMVGLIAALERRGLIERRPHPSDGRAMGVHLTSEGTDLTAQAEATVAQLEQDASGRLTATERKTLIRLLQKIYD, encoded by the coding sequence ATGCCCAGCGTTCGCTCCCACCCGAAAACCGTGCCGTCCACGGCCCCTGCTGAAACCCTGATGCCTGCCACCGCCGAGTCGGTGGACCAGGTGGACACCACCTTCTTGCGCACGCTGGTGGGCTACAACACGCGCCGCGCGGCGCTGGCCATCATCGAAGTGTTCATGGAACGCATGTCGGTGTACGACCTCAAGGTGGTGGATTTCTCGGTGCTGTCGCTGGTGGCGCACAACCCGGGCATCACCTCGCGCCAGCTGTGCGCCACGCTCAATGTGCTGCCGCCCAACATGGTGGGGCTGATCGCCGCGCTGGAGCGGCGCGGCCTGATCGAGCGCCGGCCGCACCCGAGCGACGGCCGTGCCATGGGCGTGCACCTCACCTCCGAAGGCACCGATCTGACGGCGCAAGCCGAAGCGACCGTGGCCCAACTGGAGCAGGACGCCAGCGGACGCCTCACCGCCACTGAGCGCAAGACGCTGATTCGTCTGCTGCAGAAGATCTACGACTGA
- a CDS encoding amidohydrolase family protein has protein sequence MDHANLIAIDIHTHAEVSCWNPFDNYGEEYDRAADKYFKNGRRPTIAETVAYYREQKIGLVMFTVDAESKMGRRRIPNEEIAEAAKANSDMMTAFASIDPHKGKMGAREARRLIEEFGIKGFKFHPTVQAYHPYDKMAWPIYEVIAEYGMPAIFHTGHSGIGSGMRCGGGLRLEYSNPMHLDDVAIDFPDMQIVMAHPSFPWQDEALSVATHKPNVWIDLSGWSPKYFPKQLVQYANTLLKDRILFGSDYPLITPERWMKDFQEAGFKPEVMPGILKGNAVRLLGLDKPQGAAAAATAPAPMPQTPA, from the coding sequence ATGGACCACGCAAACCTGATTGCGATCGACATCCACACCCACGCCGAAGTGAGCTGCTGGAACCCGTTCGACAACTACGGCGAGGAATACGACCGCGCCGCCGACAAGTACTTCAAGAACGGCCGTCGCCCCACCATTGCCGAAACGGTGGCGTACTACCGCGAGCAGAAGATTGGCCTGGTGATGTTCACCGTGGACGCGGAGTCCAAGATGGGCCGCCGCCGCATCCCCAACGAAGAGATCGCCGAAGCGGCCAAGGCCAACAGCGACATGATGACGGCCTTCGCCAGCATTGACCCCCACAAGGGCAAGATGGGCGCGCGCGAGGCACGCCGCCTGATCGAGGAGTTCGGTATCAAGGGCTTCAAGTTCCACCCCACGGTGCAGGCCTACCACCCCTACGACAAGATGGCCTGGCCCATCTACGAGGTGATTGCCGAATACGGCATGCCCGCCATCTTCCACACCGGGCACAGCGGCATCGGCAGCGGCATGCGCTGCGGCGGTGGCCTGCGGTTGGAATACTCCAATCCCATGCACCTGGACGATGTGGCGATTGACTTCCCCGACATGCAGATCGTGATGGCGCACCCGAGCTTTCCGTGGCAGGACGAGGCATTGAGCGTGGCCACGCACAAGCCCAATGTGTGGATCGACCTGTCGGGCTGGAGCCCCAAGTATTTTCCGAAGCAGCTGGTGCAGTACGCGAACACGCTGCTGAAAGACCGCATCCTGTTCGGCAGCGACTACCCGCTGATCACCCCCGAGCGCTGGATGAAGGACTTCCAGGAAGCGGGCTTCAAGCCCGAGGTGATGCCGGGCATCCTGAAGGGTAACGCCGTGCGGTTGCTGGGGCTGGACAAACCGCAGGGTGCGGCAGCAGCGGCCACCGCGCCTGCCCCCATGCCGCAAACCCCTGCCTGA
- a CDS encoding YifB family Mg chelatase-like AAA ATPase: MKIYPVHFRKATSSSTVNLAPADLPKDSGRFDLPIALGILAASGQVDGARLAGYEFAGELSLSGELRPVRGALATSLALQTQQITAQLVLPPGSAEEAALVPAAQVVRARHLLDVVRAFLPPGSVAAGDADVANDGWTRLQATPMATSTAGPDMADVKGQSSAKRALEIAAAGGHSVLMAGPPGSGKSMLALRFAGLLPAMTVDEALESAAIASLAGRFHTDRWGQRPTAAPHHTASAVALVGGGSPPRPGEISLAHNGVLFLDEMPEFPRAALEALREPLETGHITISRAAQRADFPARFQMIAAMNPCPCGYLGSTQRACRCTPDQINRYQSKLSGPLLDRIDLHVEVPAVPADQLVQAPAGEATGAIRERVARARAVALARQGTTNQALQGQAIDTHLLLDDAAAKFLNTAAARLGWSARSTHRALKVARTIADLAGATTTQVSHVAEAVQYRRVLRSPV; encoded by the coding sequence TTGAAAATCTACCCTGTACATTTCCGTAAGGCTACATCGTCGAGTACCGTCAACCTCGCCCCCGCAGATTTGCCCAAGGATTCCGGCCGGTTTGACCTGCCCATAGCGCTGGGCATCCTGGCCGCCAGCGGGCAGGTGGACGGGGCGCGGCTGGCGGGCTACGAGTTTGCGGGCGAGCTGTCGCTGTCGGGCGAGCTGCGCCCCGTGCGCGGCGCACTGGCCACCAGCCTGGCGCTGCAGACGCAGCAGATCACCGCGCAGCTGGTGCTGCCCCCGGGCAGCGCCGAAGAGGCCGCACTGGTGCCCGCAGCGCAGGTGGTGCGGGCGCGGCACCTGCTGGACGTGGTGCGCGCCTTCCTGCCGCCGGGCAGCGTGGCGGCGGGCGATGCCGATGTGGCCAACGACGGCTGGACACGCCTGCAGGCCACCCCCATGGCCACCAGCACCGCAGGGCCGGACATGGCCGACGTAAAGGGGCAGTCCAGCGCCAAACGCGCGCTGGAGATCGCAGCCGCGGGCGGCCACAGCGTGCTGATGGCCGGGCCGCCAGGCTCGGGCAAGTCGATGCTGGCGCTGCGATTTGCCGGCCTGCTGCCCGCCATGACCGTGGACGAGGCGCTGGAGAGCGCCGCCATTGCCAGCCTGGCCGGGCGCTTTCATACCGACCGATGGGGGCAGCGGCCCACGGCAGCACCGCACCACACGGCGAGTGCGGTGGCGCTGGTGGGGGGCGGCTCGCCCCCGCGGCCGGGCGAAATATCGCTGGCGCACAACGGTGTCCTGTTTCTCGACGAAATGCCCGAATTCCCGCGCGCTGCGCTGGAAGCGCTGCGCGAGCCGCTGGAGACCGGCCACATCACCATCTCCCGGGCGGCGCAGCGTGCGGACTTCCCAGCCCGGTTCCAGATGATTGCGGCGATGAACCCGTGCCCGTGTGGCTACCTGGGCTCCACCCAGCGCGCCTGCCGCTGCACGCCCGATCAGATCAACCGCTACCAGTCCAAGCTCAGCGGGCCGCTGCTGGACCGCATTGACCTGCATGTGGAGGTGCCGGCCGTGCCCGCCGACCAGCTGGTGCAAGCCCCCGCCGGCGAGGCCACCGGGGCCATCCGCGAGCGCGTGGCGCGCGCACGGGCGGTGGCGCTGGCACGCCAGGGCACCACCAACCAGGCGCTGCAGGGGCAGGCCATCGACACCCACCTGCTGCTGGATGACGCGGCCGCCAAGTTCCTCAACACCGCCGCCGCGCGCCTGGGCTGGTCGGCACGCAGCACGCACCGCGCGCTGAAGGTGGCACGCACCATTGCCGACCTGGCGGGTGCCACCACCACGCAGGTGAGCCATGTGGCCGAGGCCGTGCAGTACCGCCGGGTGCTGCGCAGCCCCGTGTGA
- a CDS encoding feruloyl-CoA synthase: MSALPHTPPSSTLPRYRPVTFGVTRVSLRDGAAGVRYLQADLPLGAYARRVTDYLVHWAEATPDRSFLARREQLGGGETGDWQHVTYAQALDAARSIGQALLDRGLSAERPVVVLSENTIEHALLALGCIYAGVPYCPVSPAYATVSQDYDKLRHVIDTLTPGLVFAADGARYGRAITATVAADVEVILAQGAIAGRTTGTFSSLKATAPTPAVDAAMHTTGPGTIVKFLFTSGSTKMPKPVINTQRMWCANLQQITLSLPVLAEAPPVLVDWLPWNHTFGSNHNFGLTLMHGGTLYIDDGKPTAALIGETLRNLREIAPTVYFNVPTGFEMIAEAMKTDAQLRTNLLSRVRLFFYSGAGLAQPVWDSLHATQEAAIGERIVMCTGLGMTESAPSAMFCNSPDVRSGHIGAPVPGMVLKLVEVDGKTEVRYRGPNVTPGYWRSDAATRDAFDDEGYLCTGDAVKWIDENNIHRGLAFDGRIAEDFKLSTGTFVSVGPMRAKIIVAGAPYIQDVVLTGLNMKEVGALLFPSPACRAVAEAAGLGPDAPLADVVAHPAVRQRIEAVLDQMARESTGSASRVARALLMAEPPSIDKGEITDKGSVNQRAVLKHRDALVQALHDDTAPHILKPGA; encoded by the coding sequence ATGAGCGCACTGCCCCACACGCCCCCTTCGTCCACCCTGCCCCGCTACCGCCCGGTGACCTTCGGCGTCACCCGCGTCAGCCTGCGCGACGGCGCAGCGGGCGTGCGCTACCTGCAGGCCGACCTGCCCCTGGGCGCCTACGCACGGCGTGTGACCGACTACCTGGTGCACTGGGCCGAGGCCACGCCGGACCGCAGCTTTCTGGCGCGGCGCGAGCAGCTCGGTGGCGGCGAGACCGGTGACTGGCAGCACGTGACCTACGCCCAGGCGCTCGACGCCGCGCGCAGCATTGGCCAGGCGCTGCTGGACCGCGGCCTGAGCGCAGAGCGCCCGGTGGTGGTGCTGAGTGAAAACACGATCGAACACGCGCTGCTGGCGCTGGGCTGCATCTACGCCGGTGTGCCCTACTGCCCCGTGTCGCCCGCCTACGCCACCGTGAGCCAGGACTACGACAAGCTGCGCCACGTCATCGACACGCTCACGCCCGGCCTGGTGTTTGCGGCCGACGGCGCGCGCTACGGCCGCGCCATCACCGCCACGGTGGCCGCCGATGTGGAAGTGATCCTGGCCCAGGGCGCCATCGCGGGCCGCACCACCGGCACGTTCAGCAGCCTTAAGGCCACCGCCCCCACCCCGGCGGTGGACGCAGCCATGCACACCACCGGCCCCGGCACCATCGTGAAGTTCCTGTTCACCAGCGGCTCCACCAAGATGCCCAAGCCGGTCATCAACACCCAGCGCATGTGGTGTGCCAACCTGCAGCAGATCACGCTGTCGCTGCCGGTGCTGGCCGAGGCCCCGCCCGTGCTGGTGGACTGGCTGCCGTGGAACCACACCTTCGGCAGCAACCACAACTTCGGCCTCACGCTGATGCATGGCGGCACGCTGTACATCGACGACGGCAAGCCGACGGCCGCACTGATTGGCGAAACGCTGCGCAACCTGCGCGAGATCGCCCCCACGGTGTACTTCAACGTGCCCACGGGCTTTGAAATGATTGCCGAGGCCATGAAGACCGACGCCCAGCTGCGCACCAACCTGCTGTCGCGCGTGCGCCTGTTCTTCTACTCCGGCGCCGGCCTGGCCCAGCCCGTGTGGGACAGCCTGCACGCCACGCAAGAGGCCGCCATTGGCGAGCGCATCGTGATGTGCACGGGCCTGGGCATGACGGAATCCGCCCCCTCGGCCATGTTCTGCAACAGCCCCGACGTGCGCTCCGGCCACATCGGCGCGCCCGTGCCCGGCATGGTGCTCAAGCTGGTGGAGGTGGATGGCAAGACCGAGGTGCGCTACCGCGGCCCCAACGTGACGCCCGGCTACTGGCGCTCCGACGCTGCCACGCGCGATGCGTTTGACGACGAAGGCTACCTGTGCACCGGCGACGCCGTGAAGTGGATCGACGAGAACAACATCCACCGGGGACTGGCGTTTGACGGCCGCATTGCCGAAGACTTCAAGCTCTCCACCGGCACCTTCGTGAGCGTGGGCCCCATGCGCGCCAAGATCATCGTGGCGGGCGCGCCCTACATCCAGGACGTGGTGCTGACCGGCCTGAACATGAAGGAAGTGGGCGCCCTGCTGTTCCCCTCCCCCGCCTGCCGCGCCGTGGCGGAGGCTGCAGGCCTCGGCCCCGACGCGCCCCTGGCCGACGTGGTGGCCCACCCCGCCGTGCGCCAGCGCATCGAGGCGGTGCTGGACCAGATGGCCCGCGAATCCACCGGCAGCGCCAGCCGCGTGGCGCGCGCGCTGCTGATGGCCGAGCCGCCCTCCATCGACAAGGGCGAGATCACCGACAAGGGCTCCGTCAACCAGCGCGCCGTGCTCAAGCACCGCGATGCGCTGGTGCAGGCCCTGCACGACGACACCGCCCCCCACATCCTCAAACCCGGCGCCTGA
- a CDS encoding phospholipase D-like domain-containing protein: MAEIIKARTFCNDEVAYLAWETDGKIEGCLGFMVTRIFVDTGERRVLPTWVAFESQSNPDWEEQDTSVWPIQKFSWRDLTLRKSRNTLMTRSGPLRVKYEIQPVGPMKAGMKPVPATDTAQPGKYKGKKISLAFYGEAVETNEIVASNDLGEISIGFNNGILSTQNLRKQLRTPKGKMPSASVVRKRIETVGDPLRRYLAGDILPLLRELFERAEAEGGTIYAALYELSDPELIDLLLQHSKRLHLILSTAGKDEKTGEWDVTNAEARQRLRTAIGTKKLKTRSMQDRMFNTSSGIGHNKFAVLVVDDQPQAVWTGSTNWTPTGLCAQTNNAVVFRSSEVASHYLTYWNHLYKDKQPVPDPLSKANNANQGGDLRKENSTPSEAVLDHGATQVQLWFSPNTPTRKTAATRTVPPDLEILFDLMAKAKHAIFFLVFNPGRTAEEQEDANTAISAALAFGRHKPGLFIAGVISDPTAMPGYQPRDPEDPKVTLPAIYTPAGAPNVLMVRAAALRDPVGNFDRELLKIGHAIVHDKVVVIDPMSEADCVVVTGSHNLGFKASYANDENMAIIRGNRALACAYAVHVLDVHEHYRFRAVQEEIRRAAELAGKNVEKAVDKGFLKENDTWQDKYMAPGPSDIRTYLLGEH, encoded by the coding sequence ATGGCTGAGATCATCAAGGCAAGAACATTTTGCAATGACGAGGTGGCCTACCTAGCCTGGGAGACCGATGGCAAGATTGAGGGATGCTTGGGATTCATGGTCACCCGTATCTTTGTCGACACGGGTGAACGTCGTGTGCTACCAACCTGGGTCGCCTTTGAGTCCCAGTCCAATCCGGACTGGGAGGAACAAGACACCAGCGTCTGGCCCATTCAGAAATTCTCGTGGCGTGACCTCACCTTGCGCAAGAGCCGCAATACGCTGATGACCCGCAGTGGCCCACTGCGGGTCAAGTACGAGATCCAGCCCGTTGGACCTATGAAGGCTGGAATGAAGCCTGTGCCAGCAACAGATACCGCACAACCTGGAAAGTACAAGGGAAAAAAGATTTCTTTGGCGTTCTATGGCGAAGCGGTTGAAACCAATGAGATCGTGGCGTCCAATGATCTGGGCGAAATCAGTATCGGTTTCAACAACGGTATCCTGTCAACACAGAATCTGCGCAAGCAGCTGCGCACGCCCAAGGGAAAAATGCCCAGTGCTTCGGTGGTGCGCAAGCGCATCGAGACTGTCGGAGATCCTCTTCGCCGGTATCTGGCTGGAGACATCTTGCCGCTGCTGCGCGAGCTGTTCGAACGGGCAGAGGCTGAAGGCGGAACGATCTATGCCGCACTGTATGAGCTCAGCGATCCCGAATTGATTGACTTGCTGTTGCAACATTCAAAGCGATTGCATCTCATTCTTTCCACAGCAGGTAAGGACGAGAAAACCGGTGAGTGGGACGTGACCAACGCTGAAGCTCGCCAGCGGCTGCGCACTGCCATTGGAACGAAGAAGCTAAAGACGCGGAGCATGCAAGACCGGATGTTCAACACTTCTTCAGGCATCGGGCACAACAAGTTCGCCGTGTTGGTGGTCGACGATCAGCCTCAGGCCGTATGGACAGGAAGTACCAACTGGACGCCCACGGGCTTGTGCGCTCAGACAAACAATGCAGTCGTGTTTCGTTCCAGCGAAGTTGCGAGTCACTACCTGACCTATTGGAACCATCTATACAAGGACAAGCAGCCCGTGCCCGATCCCTTGTCCAAGGCGAACAACGCCAACCAGGGGGGCGATCTGCGAAAGGAAAACAGCACGCCTTCAGAAGCGGTTCTTGACCACGGAGCTACGCAGGTGCAGCTTTGGTTCTCGCCCAACACACCCACGCGGAAAACAGCGGCCACCCGCACTGTTCCTCCGGACTTGGAGATCTTGTTCGATCTCATGGCCAAAGCAAAGCACGCGATCTTCTTTCTTGTTTTCAATCCGGGGCGCACGGCAGAGGAGCAGGAGGACGCTAACACCGCCATCTCTGCGGCTTTGGCTTTCGGGCGCCACAAACCGGGGTTGTTCATCGCTGGAGTAATCAGTGATCCCACTGCCATGCCGGGTTACCAGCCGCGCGACCCTGAGGACCCGAAGGTGACGCTTCCCGCCATCTACACACCTGCCGGAGCGCCCAACGTGTTGATGGTACGCGCGGCTGCGCTGCGGGATCCCGTGGGAAATTTCGACAGAGAACTGTTGAAGATCGGCCACGCCATCGTGCACGACAAAGTGGTGGTGATCGATCCCATGTCAGAAGCAGACTGCGTGGTGGTGACTGGCAGCCACAACCTTGGATTTAAGGCTTCCTACGCCAATGACGAGAATATGGCAATCATTCGAGGCAATAGGGCCCTCGCCTGTGCCTACGCGGTGCATGTGTTGGACGTTCACGAGCACTACCGATTTCGTGCCGTCCAGGAGGAGATTCGACGTGCAGCCGAACTTGCAGGCAAGAATGTTGAGAAGGCTGTTGACAAGGGTTTTCTCAAAGAGAACGACACTTGGCAGGACAAGTATATGGCGCCAGGACCGTCAGATATCCGTACTTACCTTCTGGGTGAGCACTAG
- a CDS encoding site-specific integrase: MSENVVGPKDCAVEMGTLGNQEIPTRRNRRKNYLRESRKVASRERLSMPLLYPDAEGRGRLKTGFVPSRDFVDMVVECLMKRESSQYRNLRDALIVDLAVEVGLRVGSIASLKVSDFDERLIENTLESTVSITPSVQKFSYENSFDVPVWLALRVCSLIRIRDEYARARGAMAALSHQHIFVSDRTFGPLKSRSISQLLSEILSSLGAPKGTSIHAFRGLFCTEEVEREIAHRVEKKMDTSAASVSAVIAMRMGHADPNSYFSYVSRAMSRRAAQDRAKRLISTQK; this comes from the coding sequence GTGTCCGAGAACGTTGTCGGACCAAAAGATTGTGCGGTTGAAATGGGGACGCTTGGCAATCAGGAAATACCAACGCGTAGAAACAGGCGGAAAAATTACTTACGCGAGAGTCGTAAAGTCGCCTCAAGGGAGCGGTTGAGCATGCCTTTGCTTTATCCCGATGCGGAAGGTCGGGGAAGGCTGAAAACGGGTTTCGTTCCTTCGAGGGATTTTGTAGATATGGTAGTAGAGTGCCTGATGAAAAGGGAGTCGAGTCAGTACCGAAATCTAAGGGACGCGCTAATCGTCGATCTTGCCGTTGAAGTAGGGTTGCGAGTGGGCTCGATTGCTTCGCTCAAAGTCTCAGACTTTGATGAAAGATTGATCGAGAACACATTGGAGTCAACGGTGTCCATCACACCATCAGTGCAGAAGTTTTCCTACGAGAATTCTTTCGACGTCCCCGTTTGGTTAGCATTGAGAGTGTGCTCGCTGATCAGAATTCGGGACGAGTACGCAAGGGCCCGTGGCGCTATGGCCGCCCTGAGTCATCAGCATATCTTCGTTTCGGACCGCACTTTCGGCCCACTGAAATCACGCTCGATATCACAGTTGCTTAGTGAGATTCTTAGCTCCCTGGGGGCGCCTAAGGGGACGTCAATTCACGCGTTCCGTGGACTGTTCTGCACTGAGGAAGTTGAACGAGAAATAGCGCATAGAGTCGAGAAAAAAATGGACACCTCAGCTGCTTCCGTATCGGCAGTGATTGCCATGCGCATGGGTCACGCAGATCCGAACTCTTACTTTTCCTATGTTTCGCGTGCAATGTCTCGACGCGCTGCGCAGGATAGGGCAAAGCGATTAATTTCGACGCAGAAGTGA